The following are encoded together in the Blautia obeum ATCC 29174 genome:
- a CDS encoding valine--tRNA ligase — protein MSKELAKTYDPKGLEDRLYQKWMDNGYFHAKVNPDKKPFTIVMPPPNVTGQLHMGHALDETMQDILIRFKRMQGYEALWQPGTDHAAIATEVKVIDKLKKEGIDKLDIGREEFLKHAWAWKEEYGGKIINQLKKLGASADWERERFTMDEGCSKAVQEVFIRLYEKGYIYKGSRIINWCPVCQTSISDAEVEHEDQDGFFWHINYPIVGEEGRFVEIATTRPETLLGDTAVAVNPDDERYKDLIGKMLKLPLTDREIPVIADEYVDKEFGTGCVKITPAHDPNDFEVGKRHNLEEINILNDDATINSLGGKYAGMDRYEARKAMVADLEAQGLLVKVVPHNHSVGTHDRCGTTVEPMIKPQWFVRMDEMAKAAMESLRPGELEFVPASFGKTYLHWLENIRDWCISRQLWWGHRIPAYYCDECGEVVVAREMPEKCPKCGCTHFHQDEDTLDTWFSSALWPFSTLGWPDKTPELEYFYPTDVLVTGYDIIFFWVIRMVFSALEQTGEVPFHHVLIHGLVRDSQGRKMSKSLGNGIDPLEVIDKYGADALRLTLITGNAPGNDMRFYWERVESSRNFANKIWNASRFIMMNLEGKTVTEPADLNELCLEDKWILSKLNTVIREVTDNMDKYELGIAVQKVYDFLWDELCDWYIEMAKVRLWKAEEDPKAANNALWTLRTALTEGLKLLHPYMPFITEEIYCTLLPEEESIMISDWPVFQEAWSFPEAEKAVESFKEAIRGIRNTRTEMNVPMNRKTSLYIVGKDADTCARYEACKKSFVNLAFAKEILVQESKDGIGEDAVSVVVSDAVVYMPLEDLVDREKEIERLKKEQERLAKEIARCQGMLSNPNFVNKAPEAKVNAEKEKLQKYEEMMEKVKTQLTQMDK, from the coding sequence ATGAGCAAAGAACTTGCAAAAACATATGACCCAAAGGGTCTGGAAGACCGCCTTTATCAGAAATGGATGGACAACGGATACTTCCACGCAAAAGTAAATCCAGATAAGAAACCATTTACAATCGTAATGCCGCCGCCGAACGTAACCGGCCAGCTTCATATGGGACATGCACTTGATGAAACCATGCAGGATATCCTGATCCGTTTCAAGAGAATGCAGGGATACGAAGCTCTGTGGCAGCCGGGAACCGACCATGCTGCAATCGCAACAGAGGTTAAGGTTATCGATAAACTGAAAAAAGAAGGAATCGACAAACTCGATATCGGACGTGAAGAATTCCTTAAACATGCGTGGGCATGGAAAGAAGAGTACGGCGGAAAGATCATCAACCAGCTGAAGAAACTCGGTGCTTCTGCAGACTGGGAGAGAGAACGCTTCACAATGGACGAAGGATGCTCCAAGGCTGTACAGGAAGTATTTATCCGTCTGTATGAGAAAGGATATATTTACAAAGGTTCCAGAATCATCAACTGGTGTCCGGTATGCCAGACTTCCATCTCTGATGCAGAGGTAGAACATGAGGATCAGGACGGATTTTTCTGGCACATTAATTATCCGATCGTAGGTGAGGAAGGCAGATTTGTAGAGATCGCAACTACACGTCCGGAAACACTTCTCGGAGATACTGCAGTTGCAGTCAATCCGGATGATGAAAGATACAAAGATCTGATCGGCAAAATGCTGAAACTGCCGTTGACTGACCGTGAGATCCCGGTTATTGCGGATGAGTATGTTGACAAAGAATTTGGAACAGGATGTGTAAAAATTACACCGGCACATGATCCGAATGACTTTGAAGTAGGCAAACGTCATAATCTGGAGGAAATCAATATTCTGAATGATGATGCTACCATCAATTCTCTTGGTGGCAAATATGCAGGTATGGACCGCTACGAAGCCCGTAAAGCAATGGTAGCAGATCTTGAAGCGCAGGGACTTCTCGTAAAAGTTGTTCCACATAATCACAGTGTTGGTACGCATGACCGTTGTGGCACAACCGTAGAGCCAATGATCAAACCGCAGTGGTTTGTTCGTATGGACGAGATGGCAAAAGCAGCTATGGAATCCTTAAGACCGGGTGAATTGGAATTTGTTCCGGCAAGCTTTGGTAAGACATATCTGCACTGGCTGGAAAATATCCGTGATTGGTGCATTTCCCGTCAGCTCTGGTGGGGACACAGAATCCCGGCTTACTACTGTGATGAGTGCGGTGAAGTTGTCGTTGCAAGAGAAATGCCGGAAAAATGCCCGAAATGTGGATGCACACATTTCCACCAGGATGAGGATACTCTGGATACCTGGTTCAGTTCCGCTTTGTGGCCGTTCTCCACACTTGGATGGCCGGACAAAACACCGGAACTCGAATACTTCTATCCGACAGATGTTCTTGTAACAGGATACGACATTATCTTCTTCTGGGTTATCCGTATGGTATTCTCCGCTCTTGAGCAGACAGGAGAAGTTCCATTCCACCATGTACTGATCCATGGTCTTGTACGTGACTCACAGGGACGTAAGATGAGTAAATCTCTTGGAAATGGTATCGATCCGCTGGAAGTTATTGATAAATACGGCGCAGATGCACTTCGTCTGACACTGATCACAGGAAATGCACCTGGAAACGACATGCGTTTCTACTGGGAGCGAGTAGAATCCAGCCGTAACTTTGCAAACAAGATCTGGAATGCATCCCGATTCATTATGATGAACCTGGAAGGCAAGACAGTTACTGAACCTGCAGATTTAAATGAGCTTTGCCTTGAAGATAAATGGATTCTTTCCAAACTCAATACAGTGATCCGTGAAGTTACAGACAACATGGACAAATATGAGCTTGGAATCGCAGTACAGAAGGTTTATGACTTCCTGTGGGATGAGCTCTGTGACTGGTATATCGAGATGGCAAAAGTTCGCCTCTGGAAAGCAGAAGAAGATCCGAAGGCTGCAAATAATGCACTCTGGACACTTCGTACAGCCCTGACAGAAGGACTGAAACTGCTTCATCCATACATGCCATTCATCACAGAAGAAATCTACTGCACACTTCTTCCTGAAGAAGAATCTATCATGATTTCTGACTGGCCGGTATTCCAGGAAGCATGGTCCTTCCCGGAGGCAGAAAAAGCAGTGGAAAGCTTTAAAGAAGCAATTCGCGGTATCCGTAACACACGTACAGAAATGAACGTGCCGATGAACCGCAAAACCAGCCTTTACATCGTAGGTAAGGATGCGGATACATGTGCAAGATACGAAGCATGCAAGAAATCCTTCGTGAACCTTGCATTTGCAAAAGAAATCCTTGTACAGGAAAGCAAAGACGGTATCGGTGAAGATGCAGTAT